The nucleotide sequence TACGATAATTCCACCATTGGCCTGGTTGATTGCCTGGTGCATTTTGTTGGGGGCTTCCGCATACTCGTAACCTCCGCCGATGCCAACGTCAAAGTTGAAAGGCAGGTCTCCAAAGAAAGTCCAAAGTAGGGATCCTCGAATGCCGCACCAATAGTCGTTGGAACCATGGTGCATGCCAAGTCCTTGCAGGCGCAGTCCAAAGTCGTTGTAGCTGATGCCTGCAACAACGACGACCGGGGTTGTGTTGCGTGCGCCAAATCCGGCTTCGAATCGCCAGGGGCTTTCACTGGCGAAACAGGCGGTGGCAAAAGCCAACGCTACTAGAACACGTCTAAGACAGCAACAGGTCATGCCCTAAATATAGCATCGTGTGAATATTATCACTCAATACGGGGTTGACTGGTTAAGTCTATTTGACTGGATATTAAATATTCCTATCTTTCTATTAGATTTACAAACAGGCTGAACCCTGAACAAATAAAGGATATACTATGAAGGTAAAATCTCTTCTTATGGCTTGCGCCGCCGCTTGCGCATTTGCTGTTCCCGCTATGGCCGAAGGTGGCATGTTCGAAGGTGCCCTTCCCGAAAACTGGACCGCTGATGTAGTCGCTGGTGTTAAGTACAACTACTACAGCTTCAACAACTGGCAGCAGGACGGAACCTCCAACTACACTTGGCTGGTTACCTTTGATGCAGACGTCCAGGGCAAGTGGAAGATCGCTAACTGGCGTAACCTTGTTGATATCGACTTGGGACAGACCTGGACCGAAGGTCTTGGCAAGCGTAAGTCCTCTGACCGCCTGTTCTGGGAATCCATGCTGGACTTCAATATGACCGAAGTTCTCAAGCCTTACGTTGGCAACCGCTTCGAAACCCAGATGCTTCTGGGCTACGCCTATAGCGAAGACGAAGATGGCAACGAAGTCAAGAAGGATATCTCTAGCTTCATGGATCCTGCATACGAAACCCAGGTTGCTGGTCTTGCCTACATTCCTAACGACATCTTTAGCCAGCGTATTGGTTTTGCAAACCGTATGACCATTTCCAACGGTTACGGTTATGCCGACGATCCGGATACCGACAAGTTCGAAAAGCTGAAGGACGAACCGGGTCTGGAATCTGTTACCGAAGTTAAGTATTCCTTCTCTGACATCGTTAGCTTCCACAGCCGTCTGTGGGCTTTCGTCAACTTCGAAGGCGTCGAAGAAATTGATGGCAAGTGGGAAAACCTCCTGACCGTTAGCCTGGCTCCGGCTGTTGAACTCCAGGTTGGCTACGAAATGGCTTACGACATCGACCAGGATGAAGACGCTCAGTACAAGACCATGGTTCTCTTCGGTCTGACCTGGCGCATGTTCTAATATAGACCGCTCGGGCTGCACGTTAGTAAAAGAACCTACGCGTTGCCCTCGCTCTCAAAAAATGCCCGGCATACTAGCCGGGCATTTTGTTCACAAATGAAAAATCAACGGCTGGCGAAAACCAGCCGTTTTTCATTGAAAGAAGATGATCGTAACGTCCTATTCCTGAATGCTGAGCAGATTGTTTTCCCAGCATTCCTTCGCCTTGCGGAGCTTCGCCAGGGATTCCTCGTCGGCTCCGGAGGATTCCCGCAGTTCTACAAGCTTGCGGTATTCTTCCAGAAGGCTGGCTGCCTTGGGATAGTGGGGGAGAAGTGTCTCCAGATGATCCGTGATTGCCTGGTCCGAGTACAGCTGGGCGATTCCCTCGAGACTGCATTTGATGAAACGTTCCAGGTCTCCTAGTTGGAGGGCCGCTTGCCCCTCCGCAAATTCCAGTGGCTGGATTTGGTCTAGCCAGCGTGCCTCTTCGGCGAAAAGTTCATTGTCTTCTGCCAGGGCGTTTTGAGCCTTGCTCAGTTCCAACTGCCTCTTCATGAAGGGGCGGTAAGACTCCACCTCCAGGTCCAAGGAGGCCCGTTGGGCGAAATCCTTGAGGTTTTGTAGGTTGATTTCCGTAGGATTGTTCAGCAGGCACTCCTTGAGTACGGCCAGCTGGTCTTTCAGGGGTAGTTGTTTGAAACTTTCGTTGCGGGTGCTGGCTGCCTTGATCTTGAGCCAGATGACCCTCAACAGGATGAGCTCTATTATAATGGTAAATATGCTGGAGGCTGACATAGACCTATTATTTAGCATTTTTGACGGAATTTTGGGCGTAAAATCAATGTTTTGGGTCACGCAAATTTGGCAAAGGGCTTTTTTTACATAGTTTTTTCAAAAATAAAATTTCTTAAATAGCCCAAAATGGAGTATATTTAGCTTTGAATATTTATAACCTGTGCACAGGTGGAGATTGGTTTTTATGAAAAAGGATCGTTTTAAGCGTGTAGCTCTTTCTGCCGCGGTGGTTGGCTTGGCTGGGGTGGTGTCCGCCCAGGCTTTGCCCGCAGAAAATCAGAAGGAACTGGATATTGTTATTCGTGACTTCCCGGTAACCCATCCGGACTTTGAAAACTTCCAGGAAGAAGCTTACTATAGTAAGTTCTCCGGTAAGAATGGTGCCAACCCGAACTCCTGGATTGCTGGCTACGGCGATAACGTTGAATGGAATACCCGTCGTACTACTGAAGGCTATGCAAACTTCGGCTGCGGTAACACCCAGACCCCGCACCTTGGTATTGCCATTAGTGGCGTAGATTATCCTCATGATGTGGCCTCTTCCATTGGCGTGATGTCTACGACCCCCGAATACATTACCAACCTTGTGAATTCCAGCAGCTATGCCTGGTACGGCGAATTCAAGAACTGTGTTGCCGATCCTAAGCTGAACCCCCTTGGCCTTAAGGTGATGCGTGGCCTGGTTCAGGACCTTTGTACTGCCAATACCGCTAGCTGGGGTCTCAATACCGACGACCAGAGCAAGAAGTGCGGTGGCAAGATTTGTAGCGAACACAGCTGGTCCCAGATTGTGTACGTGACTCCGGGCATGGTGCAGCAGACACTTGAATTCCCTGCCGATCCGGATGCTGCCGACGACTATTTCCTGGATATGATTAATCCGGTTATCAAGAGAAACCGTTATGCTTGCGATAACCAGTATTTTGAACAGTGGTATTCCGATGTTCCGGGTGTGAACACTACAATCCAGGCAAACATGCTTTTGGATCAGGACCCGGCAGATCCCAAGTATTACGAAATCGACAAGAACTGGAACAACGGTGGTTACTTCCCCATGGACTCCATTTCCGAAGACGGAAACTTCCAGTGGTTGGGCTCCAAGAAGGATGGCCAGTTCGGTAACCAGATCGGTCCCCAGTCCCTGTCCATTTTCTGCCCTCCCTACGATTATCGTTACGCTTCCTCCCAGACCGACTTTAAGGGCGACAACACCGCTTCCCTCTGTAACGCATGGAAGACTGCCGGTGGTCCGAGAAATCCCAATGCTGCAGTAGCCGCTGCAGAAAAGGGAGGTCTCCTTGGTCTCCGTCACCTCCGTAATTACGGCTTTACCATGATGGGTTACGCCAAGTTCAAGTACAAGAAGGGCCAGAGCGAAGTCTTTAAGTTCACCGGTGACGATGACATGTGGATCTACGTTGACGGTGTGCTTGCTGTGGACCTTGGTGGTACTCACCTTGCTGCTGCCGGTACTGCTGACATGGACTACCTTTCCAGCATGGGCCATGGTTGCCGCCCCGGCGATCCTCTGGCAGTTGCCTGCGCCGATAAGCTTGATGCAGATGGTACCTGGAAGCACGACTCCTGGCATTATCTCCACTTCTTCTATGCTGACCGTCAGACCGATGGTTCCAACCTCCGTATCCGTAGCTCCCTTTCTGAACTTGCTCCCTCTCGTTTCGGTCAGCCGGCTGTGAACGACGTGACTGTCAAGGTTGACGAAAATGGTGTGCAGGTTACCAGCATGTTGCTGAACACCTCTCTCGATCCGACTGTTGTTCAGTCCATGGTTTCCAAGGGCGAACCTTCTATCCTGGTGATGCGTCAGGTTCCGGTGAAGGATGCTGCTGGCAATGTTCAGTATAACCCCGATGGTACCGTGCTTACCAAGACCGAAGTCTATGGTTACTACGTTAATAACATGCAGGAACCGGTGAACAAGGGTGCTGCAGGTATCCTTTACCAGATGTCCGGTGTTCTTATGGATGCTAGCGGTAATGTGATTGAATCCGGCATTCTTGGCTCTGACCAGATGGCATTCAACTTCCCCTTCGACGAAGGCATTGCCGGTGATGAATCTCTGAAGGCTGCCTACGTTGCTACCGTGGGTGTCGATGTTTGGAACGAATTGCTGGCTTGGAACAAGAAGACCAGCTTCCAGATTAAGTCTTCCTCTGGTAAGCCTGTGGCTGGTTTCCCGGATGCTCCTGCTGACTGGGCTTCTGTAATCTTTACCGCAGAACCGGTTATCGAAGTGGTTCCGCCTGATACAACCATTAACCGCCCGGACTTTAGCGAAAAGGCTAATGCTCTTACCGAAAAGGCTGGTAGCGATGGCCTCGACCTGAACGCTACTGCAGACCTGTTCTTTACCCCGCTTCCGGCTATTCCTGGTGCAGACCCGGGGACCCTTAGCGACGAAGACGTCAAGAAGTATTCTACTCCTGATGAAAACGGTGTCGTTCCTGGTGGTTCCGCAATGTCCGCAGGTCAGGCTACCGCTGCAGGTACCTGCTTCAGTGTTGGCGGCAAGGAAAGCTGCCCCAGCTGGTCTTTCGTAACCACAGGTCCTTTCCGCGCCAATATCCGCGTGTTTGACCACCTGGGTAACTTCGTCAGCCAGTACCAGCAGGTTGTGACCAAGGAACAGTTCGAAAAGGGACTTGGCCAGCAGACCGGTATTTGCAACGACGAATTTGGTAACTCCTATAACCTCTATGGTTCTTCTGGTGCAATGCTCGTAACCCTCAAGATGTATCCTGTTGCACAGAGCGGTCGTCTCCTTGCCACCGGCCCCTACATCTATCAGGTGACCATCGTTAAGGACGAATACAAGCACTGCTACATGGTGAACGGTTCTTCTCCGACCTTGATGACCGACCGTTACATCAGAACCTTCGAAACCTACCGTCGCGGCTATCGTCGCACTAAGTAAGCTTCAAGGGCGTATAAAATTAAGAACCCCGGCTATTTAGCCGGGGTTTTCTTGTATGATGGCAGACGCTTAGGTTACTTGTTCAAGTCCTTGTAAAGGGCTCTGATTGCGTTTCCGCGGTGGCTGATGACCTTCTTTTCTTCCAGCTCCATCTGGGCGAAAGTGCGGGTTTCTCCATTGGGAACGAACAGCGGGTCGTAGCCAAAGCCCATGTCGCCGACAGGAGCGTGGTTGATGGAGCCGCGGCATTCCCCTTCGTAGATTTTCGGGGCGGTTACGGTAAGCTTGCCGTCGGCAGCAGGAATGACCTGCTGGTAGGATAGGGCGCAGAAATAGCGGGCGGCACGGTCGGTAATGCCCTCGAGTTTGGCGAGAAGCTTGTTGTTGTTTGCGTCGTCATCGCCATGGCCTCCGGCATAGCGTGCGCTGTAAATGCCGGGTTCACTGTTGATGGCGAAGACTTC is from Fibrobacter sp. and encodes:
- a CDS encoding DUF3078 domain-containing protein, coding for MKVKSLLMACAAACAFAVPAMAEGGMFEGALPENWTADVVAGVKYNYYSFNNWQQDGTSNYTWLVTFDADVQGKWKIANWRNLVDIDLGQTWTEGLGKRKSSDRLFWESMLDFNMTEVLKPYVGNRFETQMLLGYAYSEDEDGNEVKKDISSFMDPAYETQVAGLAYIPNDIFSQRIGFANRMTISNGYGYADDPDTDKFEKLKDEPGLESVTEVKYSFSDIVSFHSRLWAFVNFEGVEEIDGKWENLLTVSLAPAVELQVGYEMAYDIDQDEDAQYKTMVLFGLTWRMF
- a CDS encoding fibro-slime domain-containing protein, which encodes MKKDRFKRVALSAAVVGLAGVVSAQALPAENQKELDIVIRDFPVTHPDFENFQEEAYYSKFSGKNGANPNSWIAGYGDNVEWNTRRTTEGYANFGCGNTQTPHLGIAISGVDYPHDVASSIGVMSTTPEYITNLVNSSSYAWYGEFKNCVADPKLNPLGLKVMRGLVQDLCTANTASWGLNTDDQSKKCGGKICSEHSWSQIVYVTPGMVQQTLEFPADPDAADDYFLDMINPVIKRNRYACDNQYFEQWYSDVPGVNTTIQANMLLDQDPADPKYYEIDKNWNNGGYFPMDSISEDGNFQWLGSKKDGQFGNQIGPQSLSIFCPPYDYRYASSQTDFKGDNTASLCNAWKTAGGPRNPNAAVAAAEKGGLLGLRHLRNYGFTMMGYAKFKYKKGQSEVFKFTGDDDMWIYVDGVLAVDLGGTHLAAAGTADMDYLSSMGHGCRPGDPLAVACADKLDADGTWKHDSWHYLHFFYADRQTDGSNLRIRSSLSELAPSRFGQPAVNDVTVKVDENGVQVTSMLLNTSLDPTVVQSMVSKGEPSILVMRQVPVKDAAGNVQYNPDGTVLTKTEVYGYYVNNMQEPVNKGAAGILYQMSGVLMDASGNVIESGILGSDQMAFNFPFDEGIAGDESLKAAYVATVGVDVWNELLAWNKKTSFQIKSSSGKPVAGFPDAPADWASVIFTAEPVIEVVPPDTTINRPDFSEKANALTEKAGSDGLDLNATADLFFTPLPAIPGADPGTLSDEDVKKYSTPDENGVVPGGSAMSAGQATAAGTCFSVGGKESCPSWSFVTTGPFRANIRVFDHLGNFVSQYQQVVTKEQFEKGLGQQTGICNDEFGNSYNLYGSSGAMLVTLKMYPVAQSGRLLATGPYIYQVTIVKDEYKHCYMVNGSSPTLMTDRYIRTFETYRRGYRRTK
- the rdgB gene encoding RdgB/HAM1 family non-canonical purine NTP pyrophosphatase, translated to MKHLFVIATGSAGKIRDFAHILGTEHYEFKTLKDIGFDGDIVEDGDSFAANAIIKSSVTAQWLADRGIEATVLADDSGLEVFAINSEPGIYSARYAGGHGDDDANNNKLLAKLEGITDRAARYFCALSYQQVIPAADGKLTVTAPKIYEGECRGSINHAPVGDMGFGYDPLFVPNGETRTFAQMELEEKKVISHRGNAIRALYKDLNK